From the Arcobacter sp. CECT 8986 genome, one window contains:
- a CDS encoding LysE family translocator: MNLDIFLQGFIPLATAHFIALLSPGADFFILLSTSSKQGKLAGILTAIGIAISNGIYILLALFGIMFITNNEFLFESIKFLGSLYLLYISYHLINSKKRELFKNIRSNNKRKKELFNNFFKGFLSAILNPKNSIFYFTMFSISSNEHISLIYQYSYALWMFFAVLIWDIFIVYLVSHEKNRVYIQTYYNKIEKISGFILLLIAIFILVDIFCK; the protein is encoded by the coding sequence ATGAATTTAGATATTTTTTTACAAGGTTTTATTCCTTTAGCTACGGCTCATTTTATAGCTTTATTAAGTCCTGGAGCAGATTTCTTTATACTTTTATCAACCTCATCAAAACAGGGCAAATTAGCTGGGATATTAACAGCAATTGGAATTGCTATATCAAATGGAATTTATATTTTATTAGCGCTATTTGGTATTATGTTTATTACAAATAATGAATTTTTATTTGAAAGTATAAAATTTTTGGGTTCATTATATTTATTATATATCTCATACCATCTAATAAATTCAAAAAAAAGAGAGTTATTTAAAAATATAAGAAGTAATAACAAAAGAAAAAAAGAGCTATTTAACAACTTCTTTAAAGGATTTTTATCTGCAATATTAAATCCAAAAAATTCTATTTTTTATTTTACTATGTTTTCTATTTCATCAAATGAACATATTAGCTTAATTTATCAATACTCATATGCTTTATGGATGTTTTTTGCAGTTTTAATATGGGATATTTTTATAGTATATTTAGTAAGTCATGAAAAAAATAGAGTTTATATTCAAACATACTATAATAAAATAGAAAAAATATCAGGTTTTATTCTTCTATTGATTGCCATTTTTATTTTAGTTGATATATTTTGTAAGTAA
- a CDS encoding AraC family transcriptional regulator, with protein sequence MSKTKIFIDKNLPFLELRYSYSNLSYKEHFHHDIFSIGAVINGKREYTNKNNKYEISKNDLAIVNPDVIHSCNCKESNKSEYYMLYLNKNWICDILNQEEFIEFKEELIQDKYLFIEFIEVCETIFSNKLYLEKELKLIDFISKIYNNYSNIEPLKIKNGTKIDLLVKFLEDNVKENITLEELSKKFNLSKFYIIKLFKKEFGISVYSFFLNLKIELAKKLLKKSYTIVEVALECGFYDQSHFHRNFLKITASTPKEYKDNFVQ encoded by the coding sequence ATGAGCAAAACTAAAATATTTATTGATAAAAATTTACCATTTTTAGAATTGAGATACTCTTACTCTAATTTATCATATAAAGAGCATTTTCACCATGATATTTTTTCTATTGGAGCAGTTATAAATGGAAAAAGAGAGTACACAAATAAAAATAATAAATATGAAATATCAAAAAATGATTTGGCTATTGTAAATCCAGATGTAATACATAGTTGCAACTGTAAAGAATCAAATAAAAGTGAATATTATATGCTTTATTTAAATAAAAACTGGATTTGTGATATTTTAAATCAAGAAGAGTTTATTGAGTTTAAAGAAGAGCTAATTCAAGATAAATATCTATTTATTGAGTTTATTGAAGTATGTGAAACTATCTTCTCAAATAAATTATATTTAGAAAAAGAGTTAAAATTAATAGATTTTATTTCTAAAATTTATAATAACTACTCAAATATAGAGCCTCTAAAAATAAAAAATGGTACAAAAATCGATTTATTAGTTAAATTTTTAGAAGATAATGTAAAAGAAAATATCACACTAGAAGAACTCTCAAAAAAATTTAATCTTTCAAAATTTTATATTATAAAGCTTTTTAAAAAAGAGTTTGGAATATCTGTATATTCATTTTTTTTAAATTTAAAAATAGAGCTTGCAAAAAAATTACTAAAAAAGAGTTATACAATTGTAGAAGTAGCTTTAGAGTGTGGTTTTTACGACCAAAGCCATTTTCATAGAAACTTTTTAAAAATTACTGCTTCAACTCCAAAAGAGTATAAAGACAACTTTGTACAATAA
- the queF gene encoding preQ(1) synthase, with protein sequence MKYGEKEIVEFDINSSEHYWPNNNDKNYIIDIELPEFMAKCPRSGYPDFATIKLQYTPNKKLIELKAIKIYINTFMYRSISHENSANEIFDTLYKNLEPKWMKVVADFKPRGNVHTVIEIDSSKM encoded by the coding sequence ATGAAATATGGTGAAAAAGAGATTGTTGAATTTGATATAAATAGTAGTGAACACTATTGGCCAAATAACAATGATAAAAACTATATAATTGATATTGAACTTCCAGAATTTATGGCAAAATGTCCAAGAAGTGGATATCCTGATTTTGCTACAATTAAATTACAATATACTCCAAACAAAAAATTAATTGAGCTAAAAGCTATAAAAATTTATATAAATACATTTATGTATAGATCAATTTCTCATGAAAACTCTGCAAATGAAATATTTGATACTTTATACAAAAACTTAGAACCAAAATGGATGAAAGTTGTTGCAGATTTTAAACCAAGAGGTAATGTACATACTGTAATAGAAATAGACAGTTCAAAAATGTAA
- a CDS encoding DNA-binding protein: protein MERLVTTSQAAQILGLSLQGVHYRIKNNQLKSIKKSGKTYVYISEYVEDKSKTNDTQPQIVEIKEIIKAKDEQINLLKKNIKWMRKQYNSEINRLERNQKKIITVFNREIELLQSAFNEMRSIYKPQIENKQETKEKTSNEQKMSEVKYLTLQQFAKMMKAYGKNDLEIKTIILTAIKSQDSRFLYNKKTKKILIRDTDFRDFL, encoded by the coding sequence TTGGAGAGATTAGTAACCACATCTCAAGCTGCACAAATATTGGGCTTATCTCTTCAAGGTGTACATTATAGAATTAAAAATAATCAGTTAAAATCTATTAAAAAATCTGGCAAAACATACGTTTATATAAGCGAATACGTAGAAGATAAATCAAAAACAAATGATACTCAACCACAAATAGTAGAAATCAAAGAGATAATCAAAGCAAAAGATGAACAGATAAATCTGCTTAAAAAAAATATAAAGTGGATGAGAAAACAGTATAATTCAGAAATAAATAGATTAGAAAGAAATCAAAAAAAGATAATAACAGTCTTTAATAGAGAGATAGAGCTACTACAAAGCGCTTTTAATGAGATGCGTTCAATATATAAACCTCAAATAGAAAATAAGCAAGAAACTAAAGAAAAAACTTCAAATGAACAAAAAATGAGTGAAGTAAAATATCTTACTTTACAGCAGTTTGCAAAAATGATGAAAGCATATGGAAAAAATGACTTAGAGATTAAGACAATTATCCTTACAGCTATCAAATCTCAAGATTCTAGGTTCTTATATAATAAAAAAACAAAAAAGATATTAATAAGAGATACTGATTTTAGGGACTTTTTATAG
- a CDS encoding MarR family winged helix-turn-helix transcriptional regulator: protein MQKTSLKSYGKRTDKVMKTVVRLERASLKLHNMTVNYLADHNLTFNQFKVLEVLYHRGDLNVSSITKLTMSTPGNITVVIRNLKRDGWITSVKDPNDSRASILTITSKGRDIIKSVFPSHAQNLHDSLEILDDNELDKLYELLNKVYKAN, encoded by the coding sequence ATGCAAAAAACAAGTCTTAAAAGTTATGGAAAAAGAACTGATAAAGTTATGAAGACTGTTGTAAGACTAGAAAGAGCAAGTCTTAAACTTCATAATATGACTGTAAATTATTTAGCAGATCATAACCTTACATTCAATCAGTTTAAAGTTTTAGAAGTACTGTACCATAGAGGTGATTTAAATGTAAGTTCAATTACAAAACTTACAATGAGTACACCAGGTAATATTACAGTAGTAATTAGGAACTTAAAAAGAGATGGCTGGATTACTTCAGTTAAAGATCCTAATGATAGTAGAGCTTCTATTTTAACTATTACATCTAAAGGCAGAGATATAATAAAAAGTGTGTTTCCTTCTCATGCCCAAAATCTTCATGATTCCCTTGAAATTTTAGATGATAATGAGTTAGATAAGTTATATGAGCTTCTAAATAAAGTGTATAAAGCAAATTAA
- a CDS encoding YceI family protein, translating to MKNLVKLGLVSIVAAGSLFAGTYNVDASHSNVGFKVKHLMISNVTGKFDKFSGSFEYDEKTKTLKSLTGNVDVASINTENEKRDGHLKSKDFFDAANFPKLTFKLKKVEDDKAYGVLTMKGVSKDVVFDFENNGTVKDPWGNQRVGLELSGKINRKDFGLNWNKALEAGGVMVGENVKLNIELEGIQAK from the coding sequence ATGAAAAATTTAGTAAAATTAGGTTTAGTTTCAATAGTAGCAGCAGGTTCATTATTCGCTGGAACATATAATGTTGATGCATCACATTCAAATGTTGGTTTTAAAGTAAAACACTTAATGATTTCAAATGTTACAGGTAAATTTGATAAATTCAGTGGTTCTTTTGAATATGATGAAAAAACAAAAACATTAAAAAGTTTAACTGGTAATGTAGATGTTGCATCTATTAACACTGAAAATGAAAAAAGAGATGGTCACTTAAAATCAAAAGATTTCTTTGATGCAGCGAACTTCCCTAAATTAACTTTCAAATTAAAAAAAGTTGAAGATGATAAAGCATACGGTGTATTAACTATGAAAGGTGTTTCTAAAGATGTAGTTTTTGATTTTGAAAACAATGGAACTGTTAAAGATCCATGGGGAAATCAAAGAGTTGGTTTAGAATTAAGCGGAAAAATTAATAGAAAAGACTTTGGATTAAACTGGAATAAAGCACTAGAAGCTGGTGGTGTAATGGTTGGTGAAAACGTTAAATTAAATATCGAATTAGAAGGTATTCAAGCTAAATAA
- a CDS encoding DODA-type extradiol aromatic ring-opening family dioxygenase, whose product MIPSLFISHGGPNTILHDNTTKKSLKNITNVLKNPKYIVIVSAHWSTRSLEIISPNANKIMYDFYGFEKELYEYKYKIKSDLKYTNKVLDKLQSFDVRLSNKDSFDHGVWTVLAMMYKKLDIPVINISLPLGYSAEKLFLLGQSLKSLRDEALLIFSGSITHNLYDLYPSLDAPVKKYAYTFNEKIKQILKTGDKEQLLNYENIEYFKQNHPTKEHFLPLLIALGTSKSYKAKSFNSEIVYSNLSMESYIFED is encoded by the coding sequence ATGATTCCATCTTTATTTATATCACACGGTGGCCCTAATACAATTTTACACGATAACACAACAAAAAAAAGTCTAAAAAATATAACAAACGTTTTAAAAAATCCAAAATATATAGTTATTGTTTCTGCACACTGGTCAACTAGAAGTTTAGAGATAATAAGCCCTAATGCAAATAAAATAATGTATGATTTCTATGGCTTTGAAAAAGAGTTATATGAATACAAATATAAAATAAAAAGTGATTTAAAATATACAAATAAAGTATTAGATAAATTACAAAGTTTTGATGTTAGATTAAGTAACAAAGATAGCTTTGACCACGGAGTATGGACAGTTTTAGCAATGATGTATAAAAAACTTGATATACCTGTAATAAATATTAGTTTACCACTTGGTTATAGTGCTGAAAAACTATTTTTATTAGGACAAAGTCTAAAAAGTTTAAGAGATGAAGCTCTTCTAATATTTAGTGGTTCAATAACTCATAATTTATATGATTTATACCCAAGTTTAGATGCTCCTGTTAAAAAGTATGCATATACTTTTAATGAAAAAATAAAACAAATTTTAAAAACAGGTGACAAAGAGCAGTTATTGAATTATGAAAATATAGAGTACTTTAAGCAAAACCACCCTACTAAAGAGCATTTTCTTCCATTGCTAATTGCTTTAGGTACTTCAAAAAGCTATAAAGCTAAAAGTTTTAATAGTGAGATTGTTTATTCTAATTTATCAATGGAAAGCTACATTTTCGAAGATTAA
- a CDS encoding Fic family protein, with protein MDYKKSGGLCGNREIHLLESALEHIQHDLYYPTIEEKLKHLIIAVNKFHPFNDGNKRSSLVLGHIF; from the coding sequence TTGGATTATAAAAAAAGTGGTGGCTTGTGTGGAAACAGAGAAATTCATTTACTTGAAAGTGCCTTAGAACATATTCAACATGATTTATATTATCCTACAATTGAAGAAAAATTAAAACATTTAATAATTGCTGTAAATAAATTTCATCCATTTAATGATGGAAATAAACGTTCTAGTTTAGTACTAGGGCATATTTTTTAG
- a CDS encoding DNA-binding protein: MKKDLTSSTTNRQNILNNGYAIEKIEENLNLGGLYWKNEAIFSKVKVAEILDVNVRTIERYLENHNEELTKNGYKVLKGLELKSFKNYLSDIGVGDISQSPSLGLFTFRTVLNLAMLVTESKRAKEIRNKILDIVLDVMAEKSGGHTKFINQRDESYLPSAYKEFSYRKEFTDALDLYLDSNSKWKYATYTNKIYQIIFLENAKEYKKILSLKDKDSVRDTMYAEVLNAIASFEHGIATEMKEKFEDLGRKLSTDELNHLFDKAAKNPYLTPHINDARAKMASRDLCFRDALHEKLENYVESVPKVDFDKFLGEKSKTLEERLSDPETLAILKRLKDR, from the coding sequence ATGAAAAAAGATTTAACTTCATCAACTACTAATAGACAAAATATTTTAAATAACGGTTATGCCATTGAAAAAATAGAAGAAAACCTAAATTTAGGTGGATTATATTGGAAGAATGAAGCTATTTTTAGTAAAGTTAAAGTAGCAGAAATATTAGATGTAAATGTTCGTACTATTGAAAGATACTTAGAAAATCATAATGAAGAACTAACTAAAAATGGATATAAAGTTCTTAAAGGTTTAGAACTTAAAAGTTTTAAGAATTATCTCTCCGACATTGGTGTCGGTGACATATCACAAAGTCCTTCTTTAGGGTTATTTACCTTTCGTACTGTATTAAACTTAGCAATGTTAGTTACGGAGAGTAAAAGAGCAAAAGAAATAAGAAATAAAATATTAGATATTGTATTGGATGTTATGGCTGAAAAATCAGGTGGACATACAAAATTCATTAATCAAAGAGATGAATCATATCTACCTTCAGCATATAAAGAATTTAGTTATAGAAAAGAATTCACTGATGCATTAGATTTATATTTAGATTCAAATAGTAAATGGAAATATGCAACTTATACAAATAAAATATATCAAATTATTTTTCTAGAAAATGCAAAGGAATATAAAAAAATATTATCTTTAAAAGATAAAGATAGTGTAAGAGACACTATGTATGCAGAAGTTCTTAATGCTATTGCCTCTTTTGAACATGGAATTGCTACTGAAATGAAAGAAAAATTTGAAGATTTAGGAAGAAAATTATCTACAGATGAATTAAATCACCTTTTTGATAAAGCAGCTAAAAATCCATATCTTACTCCACATATTAATGATGCTAGAGCTAAAATGGCAAGTCGGGATTTATGTTTCAGAGATGCATTACATGAAAAACTTGAAAATTACGTAGAATCTGTTCCTAAAGTGGATTTTGATAAATTCTTAGGAGAAAAAAGTAAAACATTAGAAGAAAGACTTTCAGACCCAGAAACACTAGCTATTTTAAAACGACTAAAAGATAGATAA
- a CDS encoding DMT family transporter, which translates to MNNKYNLLGIFSLIFAMFIWGSSFIGLKIALESYNPFTIIFIRMVFASLCFTFFIKEFLKYDFTKKDFFYILLLSLFEPCLYFIFEVNALQLTTASQAGMITSLMPLVTSIAAVFVLKELVSKQFIFGSFLAVFGSIWLSLEATSSLSAPNPILGNFLEFLAMTCAAGYTIVAKHLTYKFSALFITAAQAFVGAIFFLPFSSYEFATSEFVFNLEGFLWIMYLGVVVTLGGYGLYNFALTKITASKVSIYINLIPVFTLILAFLILKEKLSFSEIFASFVILFGVFISQIKIVIPKKIYNFFNKA; encoded by the coding sequence TTGAATAATAAATATAATTTACTTGGAATTTTTTCACTAATTTTTGCAATGTTTATTTGGGGAAGTTCTTTTATAGGACTTAAAATTGCCCTAGAATCATATAATCCATTTACAATTATTTTTATAAGAATGGTTTTTGCTTCTTTATGTTTTACATTTTTTATAAAAGAGTTTTTAAAATACGATTTTACAAAAAAAGATTTTTTTTATATTCTATTATTATCACTATTTGAACCTTGTTTATATTTTATTTTTGAAGTAAATGCTTTACAGTTAACTACTGCTTCACAAGCTGGAATGATTACTTCTTTAATGCCTTTAGTAACATCAATAGCAGCTGTATTTGTTTTGAAAGAGTTAGTATCAAAACAGTTTATCTTTGGTTCATTTCTTGCTGTTTTTGGTTCTATTTGGCTAAGTTTAGAAGCAACTTCATCTTTAAGTGCTCCAAATCCTATTTTAGGTAATTTCTTAGAGTTTTTAGCTATGACTTGTGCAGCTGGATATACAATAGTTGCAAAACACTTAACTTATAAATTTTCTGCACTTTTTATAACTGCTGCTCAAGCTTTTGTAGGAGCAATATTTTTTCTACCTTTTTCATCATATGAGTTTGCTACAAGTGAGTTTGTATTTAATTTAGAAGGGTTTTTATGGATTATGTATTTAGGTGTTGTGGTTACTTTAGGAGGTTATGGTTTATATAACTTTGCTTTGACAAAAATCACAGCTTCAAAAGTATCTATTTATATTAATTTAATACCTGTATTTACACTTATTTTAGCCTTTTTGATACTAAAAGAGAAACTATCTTTTAGTGAAATTTTTGCATCATTTGTAATTTTATTTGGTGTATTTATATCTCAAATAAAAATCGTAATACCAAAAAAGATATATAATTTTTTTAATAAAGCATAA
- a CDS encoding YqaA family protein, which translates to MVYITLFFISLISATLFPLGSEALLIYNINEGYNLYALLFFATFGNVLGSIINYILGLKGEQFLQNRKILDEKKLYKYKNFFQKYGFYSLFLAWAPVIGDPITLIAGVLKYDFKKFVLIVSISKFLRYLFLCIATLYLV; encoded by the coding sequence ATGGTTTATATAACTCTTTTTTTTATTAGTTTAATCTCTGCAACCCTATTTCCTTTAGGAAGTGAGGCTTTGCTTATTTATAACATAAATGAAGGATACAACCTATATGCGCTTTTATTTTTTGCAACTTTTGGAAATGTCCTTGGTTCTATTATTAATTATATTTTAGGATTAAAAGGTGAGCAGTTTTTACAAAATAGAAAAATATTAGATGAAAAAAAACTCTATAAATATAAGAATTTTTTTCAAAAGTATGGATTTTATTCTCTGTTTTTAGCATGGGCTCCAGTTATTGGTGACCCTATAACTTTAATTGCAGGTGTTTTAAAATATGATTTTAAAAAGTTTGTTTTGATTGTATCTATCTCAAAATTTTTAAGATATCTTTTTTTGTGTATAGCAACTTTATATTTAGTATAA
- a CDS encoding sensor histidine kinase: MLKRSEKTILQIIKYAPILFIIFLSMLITYVLLLNNQTYYKKEIKKIEYTFTQQSKEEIKLEVEKFYQYIMYQKNKSEEKLKKELKNRVNEAYDISYNIYLQNKNKDKKTILKMIKDALRNIRFNDGRGYYFIHDIKGNNLLYPTNIELENKNYLNLKDKKEHFFVKKIVDTIKNKTESFDTYYWSKPSKEQDRVHKKISFYKYFAPLNISIGTGEYLHDFENGIKKDILKYVNKINKINDKYLFIINYKKDILGHKALEKINKKSELLNNDIIEKVVDIAKNKNEGFLSYSESLITDKKRDKTSFIKNIPQWHWAIGMGFYKDKLENIIKQKKIEADKMKKEYIINILFICISTTLVLLLISCYLSNQIKKRFIKYKEIIYEEVDKNRKKDSLLTQQSKMATMGEMIGNIAHQWRQPLSLISTAASGIKIQKEFGILNDKDLDDDIKTITDATVHLSTTIDDFKNFFKPNKNKTAFTTADILEKSINLISAQFRSKNIEIIKQIENVELFQLENELIQVLINILNNARDQLMIKEDIENKLIFIKTYKKEEELIISIKDNAGGIDNEIINKIFDAYFTTKEAENGTGIGLYMSREIIEKHMKGKLIVENCSFEIKQKEYYGANFIIKLPLY, from the coding sequence ATGTTAAAAAGAAGCGAAAAAACAATATTACAAATTATAAAATATGCACCCATTTTATTTATAATTTTCTTATCAATGTTAATTACATATGTACTATTATTAAATAATCAAACTTACTATAAAAAAGAGATAAAAAAAATAGAATATACTTTTACTCAACAAAGTAAAGAAGAGATTAAATTAGAAGTAGAAAAATTTTATCAATACATAATGTATCAAAAAAACAAAAGTGAAGAGAAATTAAAGAAAGAGCTAAAAAATAGGGTAAATGAAGCATATGATATTTCGTATAATATTTATCTACAAAATAAAAACAAAGATAAAAAAACAATTTTAAAGATGATAAAAGATGCACTTAGAAATATCAGATTTAATGATGGAAGAGGTTATTACTTTATACATGATATAAAAGGTAATAATCTACTTTATCCAACAAATATAGAGCTTGAAAATAAAAACTATTTAAACTTAAAAGATAAAAAAGAGCACTTTTTTGTAAAAAAAATTGTAGATACAATCAAAAATAAAACAGAATCTTTTGACACTTATTATTGGAGTAAACCTTCAAAAGAACAAGATAGAGTTCATAAAAAAATATCTTTTTATAAATATTTTGCTCCATTGAATATATCAATAGGAACAGGGGAGTATCTACACGATTTTGAAAATGGTATAAAAAAAGATATTTTAAAATATGTAAATAAAATCAATAAAATAAATGACAAATATCTATTTATAATAAATTATAAAAAAGATATCTTAGGACACAAAGCACTAGAAAAAATAAATAAAAAATCTGAACTTTTAAATAATGATATTATAGAAAAAGTAGTTGATATTGCAAAAAATAAAAATGAAGGCTTTTTATCTTATAGTGAGAGCCTAATTACTGATAAAAAAAGAGATAAAACTTCATTTATTAAAAATATTCCTCAATGGCATTGGGCAATTGGTATGGGGTTTTATAAAGACAAATTAGAAAATATAATAAAACAAAAGAAAATTGAAGCTGATAAAATGAAAAAAGAGTACATAATAAATATTTTGTTTATATGTATCTCTACAACATTAGTTTTATTACTTATATCTTGCTATTTATCAAATCAAATCAAAAAAAGATTTATAAAATATAAAGAGATTATTTATGAAGAAGTTGATAAAAATAGAAAAAAAGATAGCCTTTTAACACAACAATCAAAAATGGCGACTATGGGAGAAATGATAGGAAATATTGCTCACCAATGGAGACAACCACTATCACTTATCTCAACAGCTGCATCTGGTATAAAAATTCAAAAAGAGTTTGGAATACTAAATGATAAAGACCTTGATGATGATATAAAAACAATTACAGATGCGACTGTTCATCTATCAACTACAATTGATGATTTTAAAAACTTTTTTAAACCAAATAAAAATAAGACTGCTTTCACAACAGCTGATATTTTAGAAAAAAGTATAAATCTAATCTCAGCACAATTTAGGTCTAAAAATATTGAAATAATAAAACAAATAGAAAATGTTGAACTATTTCAACTTGAAAATGAACTAATTCAAGTACTTATAAATATCTTGAATAATGCAAGAGACCAATTGATGATAAAAGAAGATATAGAAAATAAACTTATTTTTATAAAAACATATAAAAAAGAAGAAGAATTAATTATCTCAATAAAAGACAATGCTGGTGGAATAGATAATGAGATTATAAATAAAATCTTTGATGCATATTTTACTACAAAAGAGGCTGAAAATGGTACTGGAATAGGGCTTTATATGAGTAGAGAAATAATTGAAAAACATATGAAAGGAAAACTAATAGTAGAAAACTGTAGTTTTGAAATAAAACAAAAAGAGTATTATGGAGCAAACTTCATAATCAAGCTTCCTTTATACTAA
- a CDS encoding RluA family pseudouridine synthase, which produces MPFILKKYDAVSGKKIQLFLLQDLALSPKLSQKYLSKNRIFDENQVPYNHSDLIRGNCIYIAQFEGHTRGLKPLVEFKDFALFDKPSNLMVHPISKNTKYSLLDEIRYHFGEDANLAHRIDAETSGLIIVGKNKKSEIELKNMFLEKKYKKSYLAIVEGKITEEIKIDKKITKEGKNIGVRMKTSKDEGKESLTIVKPISYNEKKNLTLIEAIPHTGRQHQIRVHLYSIGHRILGDPIYGVDDESAENYLNKTLEDKKREEVTGSYRLWLHANYLEFCFKNIIFKLYSKNNSLKNHFFM; this is translated from the coding sequence GTGCCTTTTATTTTAAAGAAATATGATGCTGTTAGTGGCAAAAAAATACAACTATTTTTATTACAAGATTTAGCTTTAAGCCCCAAATTATCGCAAAAGTACTTATCTAAAAATAGAATTTTTGATGAAAATCAAGTTCCTTATAATCATAGCGATTTAATTAGAGGTAACTGTATATATATTGCGCAATTTGAGGGGCATACACGAGGTCTTAAACCACTTGTTGAATTTAAAGATTTTGCCCTTTTTGATAAACCTTCAAATCTTATGGTTCATCCAATTTCAAAAAATACAAAATATTCATTATTAGATGAGATAAGATACCATTTTGGTGAAGATGCAAATCTTGCTCACAGAATTGATGCAGAAACATCAGGACTAATAATTGTAGGTAAAAATAAAAAAAGTGAAATTGAATTAAAAAATATGTTTTTAGAAAAAAAATATAAAAAATCATATTTAGCAATAGTTGAAGGAAAAATCACTGAAGAGATAAAAATTGATAAGAAAATTACAAAAGAGGGTAAAAATATTGGAGTAAGAATGAAAACTTCAAAGGATGAAGGAAAAGAGTCTTTAACAATAGTAAAACCTATTTCATACAATGAAAAAAAGAATTTAACTCTAATTGAGGCAATTCCACATACAGGAAGACAACACCAAATAAGAGTACATCTATATTCAATAGGTCACAGAATTTTAGGTGACCCAATTTATGGAGTTGATGATGAAAGTGCAGAAAATTATTTAAATAAAACACTTGAAGATAAAAAAAGAGAAGAAGTGACAGGAAGTTACAGACTATGGCTACATGCTAACTATTTAGAATTTTGTTTCAAAAATATTATTTTTAAGTTATATTCAAAAAATAACTCATTAAAAAATCACTTTTTTATGTGA